Proteins from a genomic interval of Candidatus Methylacidiphilales bacterium:
- a CDS encoding DUF87 domain-containing protein, translating to MINTIQQILKRRGQDVKIPEDIKIKEESPPFKIGDDELSDKIAPPFVYIEDDKINIGGAYYRLFYVAEWPPVVSRDLWHRILQFSGNIYIALHHTVISPDIASQALAREATALRTQRNLLAIQKRDPNEADALRLNRITDARIKVVLHGEPIFMLTAVIGIAAPTVEMLEKYSTMIKQLLQYAGINSFYVAQFEQDKAFTSILPLGVNLMATHRRNIDADTAVSMFPMISEENVVKKGFFYGVDVANKAAIFVNPMALDNPNSIIIGIPGSGKSLFLKDLIEQAILRKMKVFVIDIEDEYRKLCDDLGGAYLDMASNSQYKINVMEPAYNDPEGLHGAMKDFLTWVESIQGIPLDAFQREAFHKAYFLAFNSKGIYHDKPETLRKAPPKLSDFYDALETVAKVHRTKNPAVEKAARHLQSILYAYTYGDTNKSYDCDSNIDVETYSLVVFGLKNLKRGDLRARMQQILSWTLVQVLNNTEIPKLEIVDEAWFLLDSDSTAAALAERARRFRKKNASLWLATQNVVDFAANRHASTIVSIADTRLYFKQTPISVEQIGQIGKLSAAEKAVLPTLEPGKFLLHAGNIRRLVYKPYPQSRHKLYTTRPSDHYPNSPV from the coding sequence ATGATTAACACAATCCAGCAAATTTTGAAGCGCAGAGGACAAGATGTTAAGATACCTGAAGACATAAAAATAAAAGAGGAATCTCCACCGTTTAAGATAGGTGATGATGAGTTGAGCGATAAAATTGCGCCGCCTTTTGTCTACATTGAAGATGATAAGATTAATATCGGTGGTGCATACTATCGCCTTTTTTATGTAGCAGAATGGCCACCAGTCGTCTCTCGTGACTTGTGGCATCGCATACTCCAGTTCAGCGGAAATATCTATATCGCACTCCATCATACCGTTATCAGTCCTGATATAGCTTCTCAAGCGCTAGCCCGGGAAGCGACCGCGCTTCGCACACAACGTAACCTGTTGGCCATTCAAAAGAGAGATCCAAACGAAGCCGATGCTCTTAGACTTAATCGCATTACTGATGCGCGAATAAAGGTTGTTTTACATGGCGAACCTATTTTTATGTTGACTGCAGTCATTGGTATAGCTGCTCCTACAGTGGAGATGCTTGAAAAATATAGCACTATGATCAAACAACTGCTTCAGTATGCAGGAATCAACTCTTTTTATGTGGCTCAATTTGAGCAGGATAAAGCCTTCACCAGCATATTGCCATTGGGCGTAAATCTGATGGCCACCCATAGAAGAAATATCGATGCCGATACTGCGGTATCCATGTTCCCTATGATCTCCGAAGAGAACGTGGTAAAGAAAGGATTTTTCTACGGTGTTGATGTGGCTAATAAAGCAGCTATATTTGTTAACCCGATGGCTTTAGACAATCCTAATTCGATTATCATTGGCATACCCGGATCAGGCAAATCTTTATTTCTCAAAGACCTCATCGAACAGGCTATTCTTAGAAAAATGAAGGTTTTTGTTATAGATATCGAGGACGAATATCGAAAATTATGTGATGACCTTGGTGGTGCATATCTCGATATGGCGAGCAATAGTCAGTATAAGATTAATGTGATGGAGCCGGCTTATAACGATCCCGAAGGTCTACACGGCGCGATGAAAGATTTTCTAACCTGGGTTGAATCTATACAAGGTATTCCATTAGACGCATTCCAACGAGAGGCGTTTCATAAAGCTTATTTCTTGGCTTTTAATAGCAAGGGAATATATCATGATAAACCTGAGACGTTGAGAAAAGCGCCTCCTAAACTATCAGATTTTTATGATGCGCTGGAGACTGTTGCTAAAGTCCATCGTACCAAGAATCCTGCCGTGGAAAAAGCAGCACGTCATCTCCAAAGCATTTTATATGCTTATACTTATGGCGATACTAATAAAAGCTATGACTGCGACTCAAATATCGATGTGGAAACTTATTCTCTTGTAGTTTTCGGACTTAAAAATCTCAAGCGCGGTGACTTGAGGGCCAGAATGCAGCAAATTCTGAGTTGGACTTTAGTTCAGGTTTTAAATAACACAGAAATTCCTAAACTAGAAATTGTAGACGAGGCATGGTTCTTGCTCGATTCTGATTCTACGGCCGCAGCTTTAGCTGAACGCGCTCGTCGCTTCCGCAAAAAAAATGCCTCATTGTGGCTAGCTACCCAGAACGTAGTTGATTTCGCTGCTAATCGGCACGCTTCAACTATCGTTTCAATTGCCGACACGCGGCTGTATTTTAAGCAAACTCCAATTAGTGTCGAGCAAATCGGGCAGATCGGGAAATTAAGCGCTGCTGAGAAAGCAGTCTTACCAACTCTCGAACCGGGCAAGTTCCTCCTTCATGCAGGCAATATTAGAAGGCTTGTATACAAGCCTTATCCACAGTCAAGGCATAAACTTTATACAACTCGTCCATCAGATCATTATCCGAATAGTCCAGTTTAG
- the radA gene encoding DNA repair protein RadA, with amino-acid sequence MPKLRTQYICNKCGCTQARWVGKCPACGEWNTLIEEVVGAQPNVDRRAPTLSTTPQKLCDIRADATQRLPLPISEFNRVLGGGIVPGSLVLIGGDPGIGKSTLLLQSAVLVARHIGTTLYVSGEESSQQIKMRAERLGVGQSDLYLLSETNLDHVIHAIEALRPKLCIVDSIQTMYMDSLPSSPGTITQVRESAQRLQAIAKSNDVAVFIVGHVTKEGNLAGPKVLEHIVDTVLQLEGDRFQSFRILRSMKNRFGATSEVGVFEMTGDGMREVINPSEAFLAERLLYTPGSAVAVTMEGTRPLLVEVQALTSPTQNPMPRRTANGFDYNRLFLLISVLGKRVGIRLHDQDVFVNVVGGLTIDEPAADLAAAVAIASAHKGVPVPADIVVVGEVGLSGEVRSVGQLNQRINEAAKLGFTRCILPKTARKVERPPDGLQLLPVRSLGEALHATLSL; translated from the coding sequence ATGCCCAAGCTAAGGACACAGTATATTTGTAATAAGTGCGGCTGTACACAAGCACGCTGGGTAGGTAAGTGTCCAGCATGCGGCGAATGGAACACGTTGATTGAGGAAGTCGTCGGGGCGCAGCCGAACGTCGACCGGCGCGCGCCGACGCTCAGCACTACACCACAGAAGCTGTGCGATATCCGCGCTGACGCGACCCAGCGTCTGCCTTTGCCAATCAGTGAATTCAACCGTGTGTTAGGCGGCGGCATCGTGCCAGGTTCGCTTGTACTGATCGGTGGTGACCCGGGCATCGGCAAGAGTACGTTACTACTCCAAAGCGCTGTACTCGTCGCCAGACATATCGGGACAACACTCTACGTAAGCGGCGAAGAAAGCTCCCAGCAGATCAAGATGCGCGCTGAACGCCTAGGCGTAGGCCAGAGCGATCTCTACCTGCTCTCCGAGACTAACCTTGACCACGTAATTCATGCTATTGAAGCGCTGCGACCAAAGCTATGCATCGTGGACTCGATCCAAACCATGTATATGGACAGCTTGCCATCTTCTCCGGGCACAATTACCCAGGTGCGAGAAAGCGCACAACGTTTGCAGGCGATTGCCAAGTCCAATGATGTGGCCGTGTTCATCGTCGGCCACGTGACCAAAGAAGGCAATCTGGCTGGACCGAAGGTGCTTGAACACATTGTAGACACCGTGCTGCAATTGGAAGGTGATCGTTTCCAGTCCTTCCGCATTTTGCGCAGCATGAAGAATCGCTTTGGCGCCACTAGCGAAGTCGGCGTGTTCGAGATGACCGGTGACGGTATGCGCGAGGTGATCAACCCCAGCGAGGCTTTCTTAGCCGAACGTCTTCTGTACACGCCCGGCAGCGCAGTTGCCGTGACAATGGAAGGCACTCGTCCATTGCTGGTCGAAGTGCAGGCATTGACCAGCCCCACTCAGAACCCTATGCCGCGCCGTACTGCTAACGGCTTCGACTACAACCGATTATTTCTGCTGATCTCGGTATTGGGCAAACGCGTCGGCATTCGCCTCCATGACCAAGACGTATTTGTGAATGTTGTGGGGGGATTAACGATTGACGAACCAGCCGCTGACCTAGCCGCTGCAGTTGCTATCGCAAGCGCCCATAAAGGCGTGCCTGTCCCAGCCGATATCGTTGTAGTGGGCGAAGTGGGACTAAGCGGCGAGGTACGTAGCGTCGGCCAGCTTAACCAGCGGATTAACGAAGCGGCCAAGCTTGGCTTCACGCGTTGTATCTTGCCAAAAACAGCGCGCAAGGTAGAACGCCCTCCAGATGGTCTGCAACTATTGCCGGTGCGCAGCCTAGGTGAGGCGTTGCATGCCACGTTAAGTTTGTAG
- a CDS encoding tetratricopeptide repeat protein, whose translation MLSQELQVLRALYEGGPCLPFEVAVRVRKFPEEIGHTLQILIVSGLIRSDRFGGSLLGNELLSITPIGIRLLQCFDTAERQISTNIGKCATSSREFTEEWVAELLHKLGDIAAACGDTENAVRYYQGALKILRHFNNSFTL comes from the coding sequence ATGCTATCACAGGAACTACAAGTCCTGCGCGCCTTGTACGAAGGTGGCCCATGCTTGCCGTTCGAGGTCGCTGTTCGTGTGCGCAAGTTCCCTGAAGAAATCGGACACACACTGCAGATCCTGATCGTTAGTGGACTCATCAGATCTGATCGTTTTGGCGGTAGCCTCTTAGGCAATGAATTACTTTCCATTACACCCATTGGAATACGATTGCTGCAGTGTTTTGATACCGCCGAACGACAAATCAGTACAAACATTGGTAAATGCGCTACATCATCACGAGAATTTACCGAAGAATGGGTAGCTGAACTGTTACATAAACTCGGCGACATAGCCGCTGCCTGTGGTGATACTGAAAATGCTGTCAGGTATTATCAAGGGGCGCTAAAGATCCTCCGGCATTTTAACAACTCTTTTACACTATAA
- a CDS encoding fibronectin type III domain-containing protein: protein MRAYNNVTATRALADGGVDFYFTTVNVGGPGNLGKDAPVNGTFHLPTFSLTLCWFPASGANSYEVCPGTAASSCGALPGNTWLNVGNALTTSVTNLLPGITYLWQVRALNGGGTPPANGGA from the coding sequence GTGCGCGCCTATAACAACGTCACGGCCACGCGAGCGCTCGCCGATGGTGGGGTGGATTTCTACTTCACGACAGTGAATGTAGGCGGACCGGGCAACCTCGGCAAAGACGCACCGGTCAACGGGACGTTTCACTTGCCCACATTCAGCTTAACCTTGTGCTGGTTCCCAGCCAGTGGTGCAAATAGCTATGAAGTCTGCCCCGGCACAGCAGCGAGCAGCTGTGGCGCGCTGCCGGGCAACACCTGGCTCAACGTGGGCAACGCGCTAACCACGAGCGTGACCAACCTGTTGCCCGGAATAACCTACTTATGGCAGGTGCGCGCGCTGAACGGCGGCGGGACGCCCCCGGCCAACGGCGGGGCGTAG
- a CDS encoding fibronectin type III domain-containing protein, whose translation MNTSGQTQAHNGAWQHLTTAAPVGAPGTFGKTSPANSAADHATTLLLSWSTSPGTIGYQLGVGSLSGDCSVTGGWTNASATSYVLSGLAYDTIYWGQVRAVNASGQTRADGGAWWRFSTDNNPGSPIGALSKAAPANTTVYVAVSAPLSWGAAVHAQRYTVCLGSLLWPRDVMNHVQVISPTTSLVLASAQAERTYWWQVWDYNDGQSCLANAEQ comes from the coding sequence GTGAACACGAGCGGGCAGACGCAAGCCCACAACGGAGCATGGCAGCACTTAACCACCGCAGCGCCTGTCGGTGCGCCAGGCACCTTCGGCAAGACCAGCCCGGCCAACAGCGCGGCGGATCATGCGACCACCTTGCTACTGAGCTGGAGCACATCGCCCGGTACGATCGGCTATCAGCTGGGCGTCGGCAGCCTGTCCGGCGACTGCTCAGTCACCGGCGGCTGGACGAACGCTTCCGCGACGAGCTACGTACTGAGCGGTCTGGCATATGACACTATCTACTGGGGGCAAGTGCGTGCGGTGAATGCATCCGGACAAACCCGGGCTGATGGTGGAGCGTGGTGGCGCTTCAGCACTGACAACAATCCAGGATCACCGATTGGCGCACTCAGCAAAGCCGCGCCGGCCAATACCACGGTCTATGTGGCGGTCAGCGCGCCGTTGAGCTGGGGCGCAGCAGTCCACGCGCAGCGCTACACTGTGTGCTTGGGCAGTTTGCTCTGGCCGCGTGACGTAATGAATCATGTTCAGGTGATCAGTCCAACAACCAGCCTGGTGCTGGCAAGTGCGCAGGCCGAGCGCACTTACTGGTGGCAAGTGTGGGATTACAACGACGGACAGTCCTGCCTAGCAAATGCAGAGCAGTGA